From one Brachypodium distachyon strain Bd21 chromosome 4, Brachypodium_distachyon_v3.0, whole genome shotgun sequence genomic stretch:
- the LOC100830569 gene encoding uncharacterized protein LOC100830569: MASSNSKNDSGNNNKNPLDAMGAFFSAQVNRRKLVTTEKQALATRATSSGDEFPGSGHRPADRKTWMSELGPDRVRVHQVVWPGSHDSATNKIGIPFITRPFAQCQSLSVYEQLATGCRLIDVRVQEERRVCHGVLATYSVDVVLADVKRFLAETESEVLVLEIRTEFGHEDPPDFAKYLVEQLGEHLIPQDEAVFHRTLAELLPRRVICVWKPRKSPAPKPGEPLWSAGYLRDNWIDTDLPETKFESNIKFLGQQPRVQDRRYFYRVENTVTPQADNPVLCVKPVTRRIHGYARLFIAEVFAKGLGDKLQVFSTDFIDGDFVDACAGVTKARVDGTA, translated from the coding sequence ATGGCTTCCTCCAATAGCAAGAACGACTctggcaacaacaacaagaaccCGCTGGACGCCATGGGCGCCTTCTTCTCGGCCCAGGTGAACCGCCGCAAGCTGGTCACCACCGAGAAGCAGGCGCTGGCCACCCGGGCCACGTCCTCGGGCGACGAGTTCCCTGGCTCCGGCCACCGCCCCGCCGACCGCAAGACGTGGATGTCCGAGCTCGGCCCGGACCGCGTCCGCGTGCACCAGGTGGTGTGGCCTGGCTCCCACGACTCGGCCACCAACAAGATCGGGATCCCCTTCATCACCCGCCCCTTCGCGCAGTGCCAGTCGCTCTCCGTCTACGAGCAGCTCGCCACGGGCTGCCGCCTCATCGACGTCCGCGTCCAGGAGGAGCGCCGCGTCTGCCACGGCGTCCTCGCCACCTACTCCGTGGACGTCGTGCTCGCCGACGTGAAGCGGTTCCTGGCCGAGACGGAGTCCGAGGTCCTGGTCCTCGAGATACGCACCGAGTTCGGCCACGAGGACCCCCCCGACTTCGCCAAGTACCTCGTGGAGCAGCTCGGGGAGCACCTGATCCCGCAGGACGAAGCCGTGTTCCACAGGACGCTTGCCGAGCTGCTCCCGCGGCGGGTCATCTGCGTGTGGAAGCCCCGCAAATCGCCGGCGCCAAAGCCCGGGGAGCCGCTGTGGAGCGCGGGCTACCTGCGGGACAATTGGATCGACACCGACTTGCCGGAGACCAAGTTCGAGAGCAACATCAAGTTCTTGGGGCAGCAGCCGCGCGTGCAGGACCGGAGATATTTCTACCGGGTGGAGAACACGGTGACGCCGCAGGCCGACAACCCGGTGCTCTGCGTGAAGCCCGTCACGCGGCGCATCCACGGGTACGCGCGCCTCTTCATCGCCGAGGTGTTCGCCAAGGGGCTCGGCGACAAGCTGCAGGTGTTCTCCACGGATTTCATCGACGGAGACTTCGTCGACGCCTGCGCCGGCGTCACCAAGGCCCGCGTCGACGGCACCGCGTGA